A window from Acinonyx jubatus isolate Ajub_Pintada_27869175 chromosome E1, VMU_Ajub_asm_v1.0, whole genome shotgun sequence encodes these proteins:
- the CASKIN2 gene encoding caskin-2 isoform X4 — MLLQHQSNPCLVNKAKKTPLDLACEFGRLKVAQLLLNSHLCVALLEGEAKDPCDPNYTTPLHLAAKNGHREVIRQLLRAGIEINRQTKTGTALHEAALYGKTEVVRLLLEGGVDVNIRNTYNQTALDIVNQFTTSQASREIKQLLREASGILKVRALKDFWNLHDPTALNVRAGDVITVLEQHPDGRWKGHIHESQRGTDRVGYFPPGIVEVVSKRVGILAPRLPSVPTPLRPGFSRTQQPPADDPLHSLTYGQLPRVGLSPDSPAGDRNSVGSEGSVGSIRSAGSGQSSEGTNGHGTGLLIENAQPLPSPGEDQVLPGLHPPSLADNLSHRPLVNYHSGEQLFTQDVRPEQLLEGKDAQAIHNWLSEFQLEGYTAHFLQAGYDVPTISRMTPEDLTAIGVTKPGHRKKIASEIAQLSIAEWLPNYIPADLLEWLCALGLPQYHKQLVSSGYDSMGLVADLTWEELQEIGVNKLGHQKKLMLGVKRLAELRRGLLQGEAPAEGGRRLARGPELMAIEGLENGDGPAAAGPRLLTFQGSELSPELQAAMAGGGPEPLPLPPARSPSQESIGARSRGSGHSQEQPAPQPSGGDPSTPQERNLPEGTERPPKLCSPLPGQGPPPYVFMYPQGSPSSPAPGPPPGAPRAFSYLAGPPATPPDPPRPKRRSHSLSRPGPTEGEAEGEAEGPVGSALGSYATLTRRPGRSALARTSPSPTPARGAPRSQSFALRARRKGPPPPPPKRLSSVSGPTTEPPPLDGSPGPKEGASVPRRRTLSEPTGPSEPPGPLAPAGPVSDTEEEEPGPEGTPPSRGSSGEGLPFAEEGNLTIKQRPKPAGPPPRETPVPAGLDFNLTESDTVKRRPKCREREPLQTALLAFGVASATPSPAALLPSQTPGEAPSSASPSPPRPDPSSLPTQGAPAPLSSGSPAQPPAPPCSGPALENSAGSWRHGETEPPASPAALIKVPGAGTAPKPVSVACTQLAFSGPKLAPRLGPRPVPPPRPESTGAVGSGRAQQRLEQTSSSLAAALRAAEKSIGTEEREGPPGTSTKHILDDISTMFDALADQLDAMLD, encoded by the exons ATGCTCCTCCAGCATCAGTCCAACCCTTGCCTGGTCAACAAGGCAAAGAAGACACCCCTGGATCTGGCTTGCGAGTTTGGGCGACTTAAG GTGGCCCAGCTACTACTGAACAGTCACTTGTGTGTGGCGCTGCTGGAGGGTGAGGCCAAGGACCCGTGTGACCCCAACTACACCACGCCCCTGCACTTGGCTGCCAAGAACGGCCACAGAGAGGTCATCAG GCAGCTCCTGAGAGCTGGGATCGAGATCAACCGCCAGACCAAGACAGGCACCGCACTCCACGAGGCTGCGCTGTATGGCAAGACCGAGGTAGTCCGGCTGCTCCTGGAG GGCGGGGTGGATGTGAACATTCGGAACACGTATAACCAGACGGCACTGGACATTGTGAATCAGTTCACCACCTCCCAGGCCAGCCGAGAAATCAAGCAGCTGCTGcgtg AGGCCTCGGGGATCCTGAAGGTCCGAGCACTCAAGGACTTCTGGAACCTCCACGATCCCACTGCTCTCAATGTCCGGGCAGGGGACGTCATCACG GTGCTTGAGCAACATCCCGACGGCCGCTGGAAGGGCCACATCCATGAGAGCCAGAGGGGCACGGACCGTGTGGGCTACTTCCCCCCAGGCATCGTGGAGGTGGTCAGCAAGCGAGTGGGCATCCTCGCGCCCCGCCTCCCATCGGtgcccacccccctccgcccAGGCTTCTCTCGGACACAGCAGCCCCCTGCCGATGACCCCCTGCACTCTCTGACCTATGGCCAGCTCCCTCGGGTGGGCCTCAGCCCAGATAGCCCAG CAGGTGACAGGAATAGCGTGGGCAGCGAGGGCAGCGTGGGCAGCATCCGCAGTGCCGGCAGCGGGCAGAGTTCCGAGGGCACCAACGGCCATGGCACCGGCCTTCTTATTGAGAATGCTCAG CCACTGCCTTCCCCCGGAGAGGACCAGGTGTTGCCAGGACTGCACCCCCCGTCCCTGGCAG ACAACCTGAGCCACCGCCCTCTGGTCAACTACCACTCTGGGGAACAGCTTTTCACCCAGGACGTGAGGCCGGAGCAGCTGCTGGAGGGGAAG GATGCGCAGGCCATTCATAACTGGCTGAGTGAGTTCCAGCTGGAAGGCTACACCGCCCACTTCCTGCAGGCTGGCTACGACGTGCCAACCATCAGCCGTATGACGCCTGAG GACCTGACGGCCATCGGGGTCACCAAGCCGGGGCACAGGAAGAAGATCGCCTCGGAGATTGCTCAGCTCAGCATCGCCGAGTGGCTGCCCAACTACATCCCG GCGGACCTGCTGGAGTGGCTGTGCGCGCTGGGGCTGCCGCAGTACCACAAGCAGCTGGTGAGCAGTGGCTACGACTCCATGGGGCTGGTGGCCGACCTCACCTGGGAGGAGCTGCAAGAGATCGGGGTCAACAAGCTCG GTCATCAGAAGAAGCTTATGCTGGGAGTGAAACGGCTGGCCGAGCTTCGGCGGGGCCTACTGCAGGGGGAGGCCCCAGCTGAAGGTGGCCGCCGTCTAGCCAGAGGCCCAGAGCTGATGGCCATTGAGGGGCTGGAGAATGGGGACGGTCCGGCTGCAGCTGGCCCACGCCTCCTCACCTTTCAGGGCAGTGAGCTGAGCCCAGAGCTACAGGCAGCCATGGCTGGGGGTGGCCCcgagcccctccccctgccccctgcccgctCTCCCAGCCAGGAGAGCATTGGAGCACGCTCACGAGGGTCCGGTCACTCCCAGGAACAGCCGGCCCCCCAGCCCAGTGGTGGAGACCCGAGCACCCCACAGGAGAGGAACCTTCCAGAGGGCACAGAGCGGCCCCCTAAGCTTTGTTCCCCACTTCCTGGTCAAGGCCCCCCGCCTTATGTTTTTATGTATCCCCAGGGCTcaccctccagcccagccccggGGCCACCTCCTGGTGCACCTCGTGCCTTCTCCTACTTGGCTGGTCCCCCCGCCACTCCTCCAGACCCACCTCGGCCCAAGCGCCGGTCCCATAGCCTAAGCCGCCCCGGCCCCACCgagggggaagcagagggagaggctgaAGGGCCAGTGGGCAGTGCCTTGGGGAGCTACGCCACCCTCACTCGGCGACCGGGACGCAGTGCCCTAGCTCGGACCAGCCCTAGCCCGACTCCAGCTCGAGGGGCCCCCCGCAGCCAGTCCTTTGCCCTTCGTGCCCGACGCAaaggccccccgcccccaccccctaaACGCCTCAGCTCTGTCTCTGGCCCCACCACGGAGCCGCCTCCACTAGACGGAAGCCCGGGGCCCAAGGAGGGGGCCTCTGTGCCCCGAAGGCGAACACTAAGTGAACCAACTGGCCCATCAGAGCCCCCCGGCCCACTTGCCCCAGCTGGCCCCGTGTCggacacagaggaggaggagccaggaCCTGAGGGGACGCCCCCATCTCGGGGCAGCTCAGGAGAAGGGCTCCCCTTTGCCGAGGAGGGGAACCTGACTATCAAACAGCGGCCGAAGCCAGctggccccccaccccgggagacGCCTGTGCCCGCTGGCCTCGATTTCAACCTCACAGAATCAGACACTGTTAAGCGGAGGCCCAAATGCCGGGAGAGAGAGCCACTGCAGACGGCACTTCTGGCCTTTGGAGTGGCCAGTGCCACGCCCAGCCCcgctgccctccttccctcccagacCCCCGGCGAGGCCCCCTCCTCAGCTTCTCCCAGCCCTCCCCGGCCTGACCCTAGCAGCCTTCCAACTCAGGGAGCTCCAGCCCCTCTTTCTTCCggctccccagcccagccccctgctccccccTGCTCTGGGCCTGCTCTGGAGAACTCGGCGGGCAGTTGGCGGCATGGGGAGACTGAGCCCCCAGCTTCCCCCGCTGCCCTCATCAAGGTGCCAGGTGCAG GAACAGCCCCCAAGCCTGTGTCTGTGGCCTGCACCCAGCTGGCATTTTCTGGTCCTAAGCTGGCTCCTCGGCTCGGCCCCCGCCCCGTGCCCCCTCCAAGGCCAGAGAGCACTGGAGCCGTGGGCTCTGGCCGGGCCCAGCAGAGACTGGAACAGACCAGCTCATCCCTGGCAGCTGCATTAAGGGCCGCAGAGAAGAGCATTGGCACAGAGGAACGAGAAGG CCCTCCCGGCACCTCCACCAAGCACATTCTGGATGACATCAGCACCATGTTTGATGCCCTGGCTGACCAGCTGGATGCCATGCTTGATTGA